One Neorhodopirellula lusitana genomic window carries:
- a CDS encoding TAT-variant-translocated molybdopterin oxidoreductase has product MTTLKSHDSNEQATKANAGKPAYWRSVSELNNNESFVNDYLHREFPVAASEFPEGVSRRRWMQLMGASLAMAGAAGCRYPEELISPFVIRPEGRVPGESYLRASNVEIAGDVHHLLVKCVDGRPIKVEPNTDHPAGGVAGVYAQASVIGLYDPDRARGETGVPIRREEKRRVESDWESFVNYGQALMRSADNGERLAIIMPPTTSPTTMRMLAKLQKKHPKATVCVYDSIDGGVMGEATQLVFGKSASQSFDFTDAQVVVALQADFIGNSNGALNNSKSFAQTRDAMSGEMSRLYVAEGGYTITGAAADARLAIRPSQIPAMLAELGRRVEKAGSDQLAASKLKIEDVAEADQAFSEIAADERMNRFLDSAAADLAAAGDKGVVIVGDAMGAELIAAGIDMNAKLGSLGKIQKFTPTADSALKNTVSLGELSKKMHGGEVDTVLLLDTNVAYTAPGDINFAASLSHVEHTIALSIYDDETAELCQWSLPMAHPLESWGDCVGAQGHYGVCQPQIMPLLGGKTPAELLATLMDEPTTDIQQIVRRTADSVGDAAISDREWRKLLHDGFAENLVVKSEELSPKKVSVELPETAPEAIADVEAPEFKDQFEVLFTAAEGLYDGRFANIGWLQELPQSITKLTWDNAAIMSPKSARAIGTKHGLQIAIRRGDTTLELPVFEIPGCAHGVVTVAVGYGRNRVGMVGGLPDEDIPTVGVDVSPIRTSDSMLLAYPVEARPRLSEYQLCTTQDHWAIDELGRDEAEFRSFSLVREGTTALLEKLPEFTEAKGPHVPKVGQSGSLWEEPMDRIESSDKREDQVPQWGMSVDLTKCTGCNGCVVACQAENNVPIVGKEQIGNSREMHWLRIDRYFQGDEDNADIVQEPVACMHCETAPCEQVCPVAATVHTNEGLNAMAYNRCIGTRYCANNCPYKVRRFNYFNYNSDVGVGYGIDAYPGTIESASRKLQALVLNPEVTVRGRGVMEKCTYCVQRIEKAKIEARQDGGRPVRDGDVVTACQAACPSGAIEFGNVADPESRVSKAKADIRSYGMLTQLNVKPRTTYLSRIRNTPVALMTRPQITDLLTLEAPHHGHAEGHGEGHGHDEGHGHDENGHDDHGHDDHESDAGKHSRRIMGKFQLPIV; this is encoded by the coding sequence ATGACCACTTTGAAATCGCACGATTCGAACGAACAGGCCACCAAGGCGAACGCTGGAAAACCCGCGTACTGGCGAAGTGTTTCGGAGTTGAATAACAACGAGTCGTTCGTAAACGACTACTTGCATCGCGAATTCCCCGTCGCTGCTTCTGAATTCCCTGAAGGCGTTTCGCGTCGTCGCTGGATGCAGCTGATGGGTGCGTCTTTGGCAATGGCTGGCGCCGCCGGTTGCCGCTATCCCGAAGAACTGATCTCGCCGTTCGTGATTCGGCCCGAAGGTCGCGTTCCCGGTGAGTCGTACTTGCGTGCCAGCAACGTAGAAATCGCAGGCGACGTTCATCACCTGCTGGTTAAGTGCGTTGACGGCCGTCCCATTAAGGTCGAGCCGAACACCGATCACCCTGCTGGTGGCGTTGCTGGCGTTTACGCTCAAGCTTCCGTCATCGGCTTGTACGATCCCGATCGTGCTCGCGGCGAAACCGGTGTCCCCATTCGCCGCGAAGAAAAGCGACGCGTTGAATCGGACTGGGAATCGTTCGTCAATTACGGCCAGGCTTTGATGCGGTCGGCCGACAATGGCGAGCGACTTGCCATCATCATGCCGCCAACCACTTCGCCGACCACCATGCGAATGCTGGCGAAGCTGCAAAAGAAACATCCGAAGGCAACCGTTTGCGTCTATGACTCAATCGACGGCGGAGTCATGGGTGAGGCCACTCAGCTTGTGTTCGGCAAGTCGGCCAGCCAAAGCTTTGATTTCACCGATGCACAAGTGGTTGTGGCTTTACAGGCCGACTTCATCGGTAACAGCAACGGTGCACTGAACAACTCGAAGTCGTTCGCTCAAACGCGTGACGCCATGAGCGGTGAGATGAGCCGTTTGTATGTCGCTGAGGGTGGGTACACCATCACCGGCGCGGCCGCGGATGCCCGGTTGGCGATTCGCCCCAGTCAAATCCCAGCGATGCTGGCGGAACTCGGTCGTCGAGTCGAGAAGGCCGGAAGCGATCAACTCGCCGCCAGCAAACTGAAAATCGAAGACGTTGCCGAAGCGGACCAAGCGTTTAGTGAAATCGCAGCGGACGAACGCATGAACCGCTTCCTCGATTCCGCTGCCGCCGACTTGGCCGCTGCGGGCGATAAGGGAGTCGTGATTGTGGGCGATGCCATGGGAGCCGAATTGATCGCGGCCGGCATCGACATGAACGCCAAGCTGGGATCGCTCGGCAAGATCCAAAAGTTCACGCCCACCGCCGACTCGGCTCTGAAGAACACCGTTTCTCTTGGTGAGCTTTCCAAGAAGATGCACGGTGGCGAAGTCGACACGGTCTTGCTGCTCGACACCAACGTTGCCTACACCGCGCCGGGCGACATCAACTTTGCGGCGTCACTCTCGCACGTCGAACACACGATTGCTCTTAGCATCTACGACGACGAAACCGCCGAACTTTGCCAGTGGTCGTTGCCGATGGCACACCCGCTGGAAAGCTGGGGCGATTGCGTTGGGGCACAGGGCCACTACGGTGTTTGCCAGCCACAAATCATGCCTCTGCTCGGCGGCAAAACACCCGCGGAACTGCTCGCCACTTTGATGGACGAGCCCACCACCGACATTCAACAAATCGTTCGCCGGACCGCCGACAGTGTTGGCGACGCAGCGATCAGTGACCGCGAATGGCGAAAGCTTTTGCACGACGGCTTCGCTGAAAACTTGGTTGTGAAGTCCGAAGAACTGTCGCCCAAGAAGGTTTCCGTCGAACTGCCCGAAACGGCACCGGAAGCGATTGCTGACGTGGAAGCTCCGGAGTTCAAGGATCAATTCGAGGTTCTCTTCACCGCCGCGGAAGGTCTCTACGATGGCCGCTTTGCCAACATTGGTTGGTTGCAAGAGTTGCCACAATCGATCACCAAGTTGACTTGGGATAACGCCGCGATCATGAGCCCGAAATCGGCTCGCGCCATCGGCACGAAGCACGGCCTGCAAATTGCCATCCGCCGTGGCGACACGACATTGGAATTGCCCGTCTTTGAAATTCCTGGCTGTGCTCACGGTGTGGTCACCGTCGCAGTAGGCTACGGTCGTAACCGAGTTGGAATGGTTGGCGGTCTGCCTGATGAAGACATCCCAACTGTCGGTGTTGACGTCTCGCCAATCCGCACGTCGGACTCCATGTTGCTGGCCTATCCAGTGGAAGCTCGCCCACGGTTGAGCGAGTACCAACTTTGCACAACACAAGACCACTGGGCGATTGACGAACTGGGACGCGACGAAGCTGAATTCCGCAGCTTCTCGCTGGTTCGTGAAGGCACGACAGCTTTGCTGGAAAAACTGCCTGAGTTCACCGAAGCGAAGGGACCACACGTTCCGAAGGTCGGCCAGTCCGGTTCACTATGGGAAGAACCCATGGACCGCATCGAAAGCAGCGACAAGCGTGAAGACCAGGTGCCGCAGTGGGGCATGTCGGTCGACCTAACCAAGTGCACGGGCTGCAATGGTTGCGTGGTGGCTTGCCAAGCGGAAAACAACGTGCCGATCGTCGGCAAAGAACAAATCGGCAACAGCCGCGAAATGCACTGGTTGCGGATTGACCGCTACTTCCAGGGCGATGAAGACAACGCCGATATCGTGCAAGAGCCTGTGGCCTGCATGCACTGCGAAACCGCTCCTTGCGAACAGGTTTGCCCCGTCGCCGCGACGGTTCACACCAATGAAGGCCTCAACGCGATGGCCTACAACCGGTGCATCGGAACTCGGTACTGTGCTAACAACTGCCCGTACAAAGTGCGTCGCTTTAACTACTTCAACTACAACTCCGATGTTGGGGTCGGCTACGGTATCGACGCCTATCCAGGCACGATCGAAAGTGCCAGCCGCAAACTGCAAGCGTTGGTCCTGAACCCTGAAGTTACCGTTCGCGGTCGTGGTGTCATGGAAAAATGCACCTACTGCGTCCAACGGATCGAAAAAGCCAAGATTGAAGCCCGCCAAGACGGTGGCCGTCCGGTCCGCGATGGCGACGTCGTCACGGCTTGCCAAGCGGCTTGCCCCAGCGGCGCGATCGAGTTCGGAAACGTTGCCGATCCTGAATCACGCGTCTCGAAGGCGAAGGCTGACATCCGCAGCTACGGCATGCTGACACAACTGAACGTCAAGCCGCGAACGACTTACCTGTCGCGAATCCGCAACACTCCCGTTGCCTTGATGACGCGTCCACAAATCACCGACCTGTTGACCCTGGAAGCACCTCACCACGGTCACGCCGAGGGACATGGTGAAGGACACGGCCATGACGAAGGTCATGGGCACGATGAAAACGGACATGACGATCACGGCCACGATGACCACGAGTCGGACGCTGGCAAACATTCCCGCCGCATCATGGGCAAGTTCCAACTACCGATCGTCTAG